In the Solanum pennellii chromosome 5, SPENNV200 genome, one interval contains:
- the LOC107020830 gene encoding sarcoplasmic reticulum histidine-rich calcium-binding protein, which yields MDAKKFMQLVEEKKKRALEKKEGHLKWEQKLEASAKVKSDAEAGEKTKAAKHKRKSVSGSDSGSDTDSEYEKKKSTRKSHKKHRKHHSSDLVDLDRKDKKSKRKPKRRSSDSSDDSCREYDGNLEEERRRKKRGHKKHRHHDRYSDSSDSSDDEDVGRKHHSKHHKRHRRTQPNESESSSDDDHVAARKRSHSKHHKRHGRLDSDASVSSSDEEKVNRRNHGKHKKRHHRPHSHDSRSSDPEDLRHDENEELDRKDKHRKNHHRHGHHHPNHTHRHSVEVSKDNHQPHDKKERNGEVDHTSEVLNVSDNSGARVTQNA from the coding sequence ATGGATGCCAAGAAGTTTATGCAGTTGGtcgaggagaagaagaagagagctCTTGAGAAGAAAGAAGGCCACTTGAAATGGGAGCAAAAACTTGAAGCTTCAGCTAAAGTGAAGTCTGATGCTGAAGCTGGAGAGAAAACCAAGGCAGCTAAGCATAAAAGGAAATCTGTCTCGGGGTCTGACAGTGGGAGTGACACTGACAGTGagtatgaaaagaaaaaatccaCGAGAAAGTCCCATAAGAAGCACAGGAAGCACCATAGCTCAGATTTGGTTGATTTGGATAGGAAGGACAAGAAATCCAAGCGGAAGCCGAAGAGAAGGTCCTCTGATTCCAGTGATGATAGCTGTAGGGAATATGATGGTAATttagaagaagagagaagaagaaagaagcgCGGCCACAAGAAGCATAGGCATCATGATAGATACTCTGATTCCTCCGACTCTTCAGATGATGAAGACGTGGGAAGAAAACACCATTCAAAGCATCACAAACGTCATCGACGAACACAACCGAATGAATCAGAGTCTTCCAGTGATGATGACCATGTTGCAGCTAGGAAACGAAGCCACTCAAAGCATCATAAACGTCATGGGAGGTTGGATTCAGATGCTTCTGTCTCTTCTAGCGATGAAGAAAAAGTGAACCGTCGTAATCATGGAAAACACAAGAAACGTCATCACAGACCCCATAGTCACGACTCAAGGTCTTCGGATCCTGAAGACCTTAGGCATGATGAGAATGAGGAATTAGATAGAAAAGATAAGCACAGAAAGAATCATCATCGACATGGTCATCACCATCCCAACCATACGCATCGCCACTCAGTTGAAGTGTCGAAGGACAACCATCAACCTCATgacaaaaaggaaagaaatggcGAGGTGGACCATACTTCTGAGGTGCTCAATGTAAGTGATAACAGTGGTGCTCGTGTGACGCAAAATGCTTAG